A segment of the Fusarium musae strain F31 chromosome 2, whole genome shotgun sequence genome:
AACCGTGAAAGTGAGGCTTGCTCAAGTTCTAGAGTGTTTGCTGCCTCAATATTCACGTCGAGAAGTTCGGGTGTCGACTCCTTTGACTTGCCCTTATTGACACGGCCCATATGCTCCATTCGCCGCTGGACCGAAAGATTGTAAATCGACTCCTCGACTGTCCCTGACACAAGGTAGAGCCATACAGTTGTTTCGTGCATTTGACCAATCCGGTCCACACGTGCAATTGCCTGGAGCTCGAGCGcggtgttgagaagaggtTCACAGAGAAAAACATGGCTTGCATTGACCAGATTCAGGCCACTGGAATGCGCCCtggcatgaagaagaaaacacTCGACTGAGGCGTCCTCCTTAAACCGTTTGATGCCATCGGGATCGTCAATGGAGGCATAGCCGATCCTAAATCTTGAAAAAGCGTTACGCAAAATCCCCAGAAATCCTTTGTATTGCGAGAATACAATTGACTTTGCGCCAGGGTCAGACTCTCGTAGCCACATCAAATGTTTCACAAGCGTATCAACTTTCGTGGTGAACGAAGGGCCGTCCAGCTCGATTTTCTGTATCTCAGCCAGCTTGTCCGAGTTGAATTCGGAGTAGATCCCGGTTTTCTTTGGCGAGCCGGTTTGTCTTTCTTCAAGGCTATTCTCCGTAccatcttgagcttggcttgGATCATCGCTATGCACTTTCAGTTGCTGAGGATTGATAGTAATATCGTGCAAGTTGGTTGACTTCAACTTTCTCTTACACACCGGGCAATTGTGGTGAGCTTTAAACCACAACATCATACATTCCTTGCAAAACTGATGTCCACAAACCGTGAGCACACCAATGGTGAAGTTGGTCTGGCAGATAACGCACATTCGCGGCTCATTAGACTTGTTTCCGGCTTCCTTGAGGTGAAGGACTGGAAAGTCAGTTTGGGGTCAAATGATAAGTTGGGTATTACTCACGGTACCTGTGTTTGGCTTCTGCTGCAGACAGCCTTTGCCGCATATTTTCCTcagtcgtcttcatcctcgtcatgaGTTCTTCGGTGACAGGTTCCTCGTGGGGGAGGACACTGTCAGAGACTACTTGCAATTGGCGATAATACTCCAGGCGAAGGttcatgatgttcttgaactTGTCGACCTCGGCCTCGAGAGCAGCAGTAAGCTTGCTCTGTGTGTTCAAAATTGCTTGCGTTGCTTTGAGCTGTCGATCTGCAATTCTACCTTCTAGGATGCTTCGTGTGGTATCCCTTGCCAACTTTGATGTCAAGCCTCGAAACTCGCTGATAGCTTTCCGCATCGATGTTGATCGTGGCTTGATTTGATCTCGTAAtgcaagaagctcaatgaGTTTTTCGGGAGCAGGCCCTTCTTCGTTGGCTGCGAGTCTCAGTGACGTTTGTGTTTCGTGCTTGATCAGTTCGTTAGTCTGTCCAGTCAAAGCATCCTGTCGGTCAGCAATGATAGCTCGAAGAGCTTGAACATAAACCATGAGTTCATCCTGAATCTTGGCTGACTCGCCGTATTCATCTCCAGTGGTTTCGGcatcgtcctcctcatcaaccaaAGGCTTCAGAACCAGCCCGACGAGGCGTTCCCTCCATTCATCAATGACATTTGCTTGGTCATTCAGTTCGTTGTACAATGCTTCTAGATCATCGACGATGCGACCGCTCTCGATACCTCGTTCCTCATCAACTGTGAGCTCCGGAATCTCAACAAAGGATTGTTCGGATGCTTTCTGTGCCACCTTCGCCATTAGGCGGGTTGCTTTGTGGTGAGGCTCTTGTAGGATTTCCCTTCGAATAGCCTTTGCTTCCTCGTAGTGCTCATCTTCCAACTTCTGAATACGTGAGAATTCCTCGGATTCGGGCTCAGTCATTTCTGGATTTTCGCGGATCTGGAAATATGCATTCGCGCAAAAGAAGACGGCCCTGTGGTACATCTCTAATGCTCCACGAAGCCTCCGCCGACTCTCAAACAGTTGGCCTTTCTCCTCAACTTCAGAATCATCATCGATATCAGAGTCCTCGTGACTGGTGGGCCTAATTCTTGACACAGCCAAGGATTTGAGCTCATCACGGGCTTTGGAAACTAGTTTTTGAGCTTCGTCTCGTACTGACAACCATATTTCCAGTGCCTCCTTTACTCGGGGGCTGTTTTCGTATAGTTGACCTCGTGTCAGTTTACTAGATAGATAGGCTCTCTCATCTGATCGAATCGCGCTCTCGCTTTGCTCTAGCATAGCATCTAAAACCTCGTCAACGGTCCTCATGGGCCGATTTTTGCTGTTGCCGAGAGTTCGGCGGTTATAACCTGCAACTTCAGGATGCAGCGCAGTCTGCCTGAGTCGAACCAGCCAAGTTCTcatgtcttcttcatgatCCCCGGGCTTCCAGTCATCCACAATTGGCGCTCCTTCGAGGCTCAGCCCACATGCTTCCGCCATTTCTCGATAAAGGGACTGGTAGTGCTGTTCTTCAACGGCAGTAAAGGGCATACTGATGACAAAGCGTTTCTGGGATGGCAGAACCAACTCGTCTCTAACCATTGACTTTGTGTGCCGAAGAGCGATTCTGTTGAATAGGCGCTGGAAGACGGATTTGTGATGACGGATCAGATCTTGCCATATCTGGTTCACAGAACAATAGGGCTCGTACCGGAGGAAAAGGAGCAAGCCCTGAAGATCCTCAACGTCATTCTTCACCGGAGTTCCTGTGATACCCCACGCATTTATCCGAGGAAGAACACGAGCCACTTTCGCGGCCTGGCTATAGCCACTTTCAATCATCTGAGCTTCGTCAAGGCATATCCTCCACCACGAGATTTGCACGAGGGGGGAACTGGGTCGATCATAAACTCTTGCGTGCCGCCGTGAACGCTCTGGAGGTACCGTCGTGAAGTGAAGCTCAGAGGACAGTACCGGATATGTTGCGAGAATGATATCATGGCCAGCAAGTTCATCTGTGGCCTGTTGCTCGTCCGCTTCCGATATCCTTTTCCGACCCTCATAAACTTTGACACTTAAGCTCGGTGCATGACGTGCAATTTCGGACGCCCATTGCTCTTTCAACGATGGGGGTGTCACGATCAACGTAGCACCACTCGGCGTCAGTTTGGCCTGGGACTCATAATCACTTTGAATCAAGGGTCGAGATCGCTGGTGAAGCAAGATCAAGCCGAGTATCTCCAGGGTTTTACCAAGGCCCATCTCTTCTGCCAGAATGCCGCCCTTGACGGAAGCCTCAGCTTGTCGGAATAGCGAAATATCTCTTGTCACCGTATGGAGTAATTCGCTCAAGTAGTACTCATTCCCGGCCACATCCGTCATTTTCTTGAAGTCGTATACGCTATCCTGATTTTCAGGTACGTATGGGATGATGCGTCGCATATCTGCCGACCACTGCACTCCTTCACGTTGCAGTAACCACTGCAGTGTGCGCTTTTGGTATGGGAATAATGTCGATTCCAAAGCATCGACTTGAATAGTTTCAGGTGTTTTCTCGTCCTTTTGAGGGACAAAAGCCGCTTCGTAAAAGTCCATGGGAGACCAAGTTGAAGTCCAATTAGATGTGCCTGTCGAGATCGAGCCACGCAGTAGCAAGTCAATGAATGGCTGACTGCTGCTGCGATCTGTTGACGATCTGTATTGAGAGTGCGGAGATGGAGATTCATTCCAGTAGAAATTGCGACAGAAAGTCATCTCAACCTGCTTTCCTTGCCACTCAAGTTCCAAGTCGAATGTGCTCCATAGCGCATTCGGCTGTGACGCTCGCTGGGAGATGCTATCCAAGACGCAAGCAATCTTCATctggtcatcttcttccGCTCGTCTTAGCCTGACCGCAACATCCAACAATGTGCAATCCTTCCGCGGCTTCATGCGAAGTCGATTGTCCATAAAACGAATGTTTATGTAGCGATCAACGCTCTTACAAACAAATGATTGGCTTTTGGAAGAGGTCCCTGCGCAA
Coding sequences within it:
- a CDS encoding hypothetical protein (BUSCO:EOG09260OE9); the protein is MGRCKATARRPRPDAPHLHIRLDDLMPTSFVEGLISLMSSENETPDQPSSSQENGPPTKRRKTESSLALNAIPIAKKRITISRPCAGTSSKSQSFVCKSVDRYINIRFMDNRLRMKPRKDCTLLDVAVRLRRAEEDDQMKIACVLDSISQRASQPNALWSTFDLELEWQGKQVEMTFCRNFYWNESPSPHSQYRSSTDRSSSQPFIDLLLRGSISTGTSNWTSTWSPMDFYEAAFVPQKDEKTPETIQVDALESTLFPYQKRTLQWLLQREGVQWSADMRRIIPYVPENQDSVYDFKKMTDVAGNEYYLSELLHTVTRDISLFRQAEASVKGGILAEEMGLGKTLEILGLILLHQRSRPLIQSDYESQAKLTPSGATLIVTPPSLKEQWASEIARHAPSLSVKVYEGRKRISEADEQQATDELAGHDIILATYPVLSSELHFTTVPPERSRRHARVYDRPSSPLVQISWWRICLDEAQMIESGYSQAAKVARVLPRINAWGITGTPVKNDVEDLQGLLLFLRYEPYCSVNQIWQDLIRHHKSVFQRLFNRIALRHTKSMVRDELVLPSQKRFVISMPFTAVEEQHYQSLYREMAEACGLSLEGAPIVDDWKPGDHEEDMRTWLVRLRQTALHPEVAGYNRRTLGNSKNRPMRTVDEVLDAMLEQSESAIRSDERAYLSSKLTRGQLYENSPRVKEALEIWLSVRDEAQKLVSKARDELKSLAVSRIRPTSHEDSDIDDDSEVEEKGQLFESRRRLRGALEMYHRAVFFCANAYFQIRENPEMTEPESEEFSRIQKLEDEHYEEAKAIRREILQEPHHKATRLMAKVAQKASEQSFVEIPELTVDEERGIESGRIVDDLEALYNELNDQANVIDEWRERLVGLVLKPLVDEEDDAETTGDEYGESAKIQDELMVYVQALRAIIADRQDALTGQTNELIKHETQTSLRLAANEEGPAPEKLIELLALRDQIKPRSTSMRKAISEFRGLTSKLARDTTRSILEGRIADRQLKATQAILNTQSKLTAALEAEVDKFKNIMNLRLEYYRQLQVVSDSVLPHEEPVTEELMTRMKTTEENMRQRLSAAEAKHRYLLHLKEAGNKSNEPRMCVICQTNFTIGVLTQLKVHSDDPSQAQDGTENSLEERQTGSPKKTGIYSEFNSDKLAEIQKIELDGPSFTTKVDTLVKHLMWLRESDPGAKSIVFSQYKGFLGILRNAFSRFRIGYASIDDPDGIKRFKEDASVECFLLHARAHSSGLNLVNASHVFLCEPLLNTALELQAIARVDRIGQMHETTVWLYLVSGTVEESIYNLSVQRRMEHMGRVNKGKSKESTPELLDVNIEAANTLELEQASLSRLMSKDKSAGENVGNNDLWECLFGHVARKDAGPEKDIRLQEKAVMGYLAAEAAEERMDRND